The following is a genomic window from Spirosoma foliorum.
TACTAACGCGTATTAATTAAGTCAACTATGTCAACGATTACACTGGGCGATCAGGAATACTTTAAAGGTATTGGCGCCATCGCCTATGAAGGCCCTAAATCCAAAAATCCATTAGCGTTTAAATGGTACAATCCCGAATTAGTTATAGGTGGAAAAACGCTGCGTGAGCAACTCCGCTTTGCCATCAGCTACTGGCATACCTTCTGCGGAACCGGTGGTGACCCCTTCGGCCCCGGAACACGCGTTTTCCCTTGGGATCAGGACAACGATGCCAACGTTCGGGCAAAACTGAAAATGGACGCGGCTTTCGAATTTATCACGAAAATCGGAGCGCCTTACTATTGCTTTCATGATATTGATCTGGTCGATGAAGGCCCTTCGGCCAGCGACTACGAAAAGCGGCTGCAAGCTATTGTTGAGTATGGTCAACAAAAGCAGAAAGAAAGTGGTGTGAAACTCCTGTGGGGTACCGCTAATGTGTTCTCGAACCCTCGCTATATGAATGGCGCTTCGACGAATCCAGATTTTGCAGTGTTGGCTTATGCCGGAACGCAGGTCAAAAATGCTATCGATGCCACTATTGCATTAGGCGGAGAGAACTACGTATTCTGGGGTGGTCGGGAAGGTTATATGTCGCTGCTGAACACCAACATGAAGCGGGAGGTTGAGCACCTGGCTCAGTTCCTGACCATTGCCCGCGATTACGCCCGGAAGCAAGGTTTTAAAGGTACGTTCTTCATTGAACCGAAGCCAATGGAACCTACCAAACACCAGTACGACTACGATGCCGCTACAGTTATTGGTTTCCTACGTCAGTATGGTCTGGATAAGGATTTCCAATTGAACATCGAAGTTAACCACGCTACCCTGGCCGGACATACGTTCGATCATGAATTGCAGGTGGCTGCCGATGCAGGTATGTTAGGCAGCATCGATGCCAACCGGGGCGATTACCAAAATGGTTGGGATACTGACCAATTTCCCATCAATCTGTATGAATTAGTAGAGGCAGCTTTGGTGATTCATCAGGCGGGTGGTATTAAACCGGGTGGTATCAATTTCGATGCGAAAGTTCGCCGGAACTCGACCGATCTGGAAGACCTGTTTGTGGCTCACATTGGTGGTATGGATGCGTTTGCCCGTTCGTTCATCGTGGCTGATGCGATCCTGCAGGATTCCGATTATCTCAAGTTCCGCAAAGATCGTTATGCATCGTTTGACGGCGGTCAGGGTAAAGCCTTTGAGGAAGGTAAACTGACCCTAGAAGACTTGCGTACCTACACGCTGGAAAATGGGGAGCCACAACTTCGTAGTGGCAAACAGGAGTGGCTGGAAAGTATTATTAATCAGTATATCTAGAGGTATTAAGACAATGGATAATGTAAAATGAATAATGATAAGGTATTGACTGTCAATTCACATGGTCGGCCCCGATTATTCATTTTACATTATCCATTATTATTAAAAATAAACGCATGATAACGAATGAATTAACTAAAGTTGCCTCACAGGTACGGCGGGACATTGTCCGGATGGTACATGGCGTGGCGTCTGGTCACCCAGGCGGTTCACTGGGCTGCACTGATTTATTGGTGGGCCTTTATTTTGAGGCAATGAATCTAAAAAAGGATGAGTCTGATTCGGTGGTGTTCGACATGAGCGGCACCGGAGAAGATATGTTCTTTCTGTCGAATGGGCATATTTCGCCAGTGCTGTATTCGGTGCTGGCTCGCCGTGGCTATTTCCCCGTAAGTGAACTGGCTACGTTTCGTAAGCTGGATTCTCGATTGCAAGGACACCCGGCAACGGCAGAACACCTACCCGGTATTCGTATTGCTTCCGGTTCGCTGGGGCAAGGGCTTTCGGCGGCTGCCGGAGCGGCCTACGGTAAAAAAATTCGGAAAGACCCAAATCTGGTGTATTGCCTGATGGGCGATGGCGAACAACAGGAGGGGCAAATTTGGGAAGCCGCTGCTTTCATTCCTCACCGAAAGCTCGACAACCTGATTGCTATTGTTGATTTCAACGGACAGCAAATCGATGGGCCAACGGACGTTGTCTTGAACAATCGTGATTTGGGCGTGAAATATGAAGCCTTTGGCTGGGCCGTACTTCATATGGATGGGAACAACATGGATGAGGTGGTGGCTACGTTAGCCGCTGCTAAAAAAGCTAGTGGCAAAGGGTTGCCGGTTTGTATCATCATGAAAACGGAAATGGGGCAGGGCGTCGACTTTATGATGCACACGCACAAATGGCACGGAACAGCTCCTAATAATGAACAGTTAGCAGCGGCTTTAGCGCAATTAGACGAAACTCTGGGCGACTACTAAATCAAACACCATGAAAACCTACACATTTTCCGAAAAGAAAGATACGCGCTCTGGTTTTGGGGCGGGTATGGCCGAATTGGGCCGTTCGAATCCAGACGTAGTAGCCTTATGCGCTGATTTAGTAGCCTCGCTGAAACTGGATACGTTTATCAAAGAAAACCCAGACCGGTTTATTCAGTGCGGTATTGCCGAAGCGAACATGATTGGCGTTGCGGCTGGCTTAACGTTAAATGGCCTGATTCCGTTTGCAACCACATTTGCCAACTTTGGATCGAGCCGGGTGTATGACCAGATTCGTCAGGCGGTAGCCTATTCGAACAAGAATGTCAAAATCTGCGTATCGCATGCGGGATTGACGCTGGGCGAAGATGGTGCGACTCACCAGGTTCTGGAAGATATCGGGATGATGAAATCATTGCCTGGTATGACGGTAATTAATCCCTGCGACTTCAATCAGACCAAAGCCGCTACCATTGCCATTGCCGACTACGAAGGCCCGGTTTATTTGCGGTTTGGCCGTCCGGTAGTTCCCAACTTTACCCCCGCCGATCAGCCTTTCGAGATTGGTAAAGCGATTCTGCTTAACGAAGGCGCCCACGTATCCATTTTTGCTACGGGACATCTGGTTTGGCAAGCCCTAGAAGCGGGTAAAATTCTGGCCGAACAGGGTGTTGATGCCGAAATTATCAACATCCATACCATTAAGCCGCTCGACAAGGAAGCGATCCTGAAATCAGTTTACAAAACGGGTTGTGCCGTAACTGCCGAAGAGCATCAAATGAATGGTGGACTTGGCGATAGTGTCGCGCAGGTATTGGCATTGAACCATCCGGCACCATTGGAAATGGTGGCCGTCAACGACTCATTTGGCGAAAGCGGAACGCCCGATCAGTTGATGGAAAAATACGGCCTGACGGCTGCGTCGATAGTGGCGAAAGCACTGGCCGTTATTCAGCGAAAAAAATAAAGCCTACTCAATATAATTACAAACCTATAAGGTCTCCAAGACCTTATAGGTTTAAGTAGTCTGATAGTAAAAACCTCCTGATCTAATTGAAAATATAGCTGTGAGCCTTGAACATCAATCTATTAACTGTGGTAATGATGCAGCATAAACTTTGGTTTAATCTGTTGCTTTTACTCGTTACGATACGTAGCGTAAAGGCCCAGCAAAACGAATTACCGTATACGGTAATTAACCTTCAAACCCTGAATGACTTTAAGCCAACCGGAGCTAACTGGAAATTAGTTAGTGACGTTTTTTACGATTTTAATAAAAGTGGTGCCGCCAGCCTGAAAGCTGGTAGTGGTATTCTTGCCAACGATTTATCGGGTAAGAGCAAAGACCACTTGTTCACCAAAATGGAACATGGCGATATTGATCTGGAGCTGGATTTCATGATGGAGAAAGGCTCTAATTCCGGTATTTATCTTCAGAGTCGCTATGAAATACAGCTGTTCGATAGTTGGGGCGTTAAAGAGCCTAGATCGTTGGATTGTGGAGCTATCTACGAGCGTTGGGACGACAACCGACCCGAAGGCCGGAAAGGATACGAAGGTCATCCACCCGCACAAAATGTGAGTCGGGCCCCCGGTTTGTGGCAGCATCTGAAAATTAGCTTCCTTGCTCCTCGTTTCAACGAAAAGGGCGAAAAAATAGCCAATGCCCGCTTCGTGAAAGTGATTCTGAATGGCGTAACTGTTCACCAAAATACAGAAGTAACTGGCCCCACCCGATCGGCTGCCTTTCAGGATGAAAAGCCTACAGGCGCATTGATGATTCAGGGCGATCATGGTCCGGTATCTGTTCGAAATATCCGTTACAAAGCCTATGGCACTGAACCCGTTACGTTAACAAATCTTCAGTTAAAGGCTTACGATGGTAAATTCCAGTCGGTCGATGAGTTAAACGCACTCACGCCCAAACGCGAAATGCCGATTGATGTGCTGGCGCATTTGGCTCCCGGAAGCCGGGATAATTTTGCTGGTAAAATCACCGGTACGCTTCATATTCCACACACGGGCGATTACCTGCTCAACCTGAACCTGCGCTGGATTCCGGCAGAGGTAAATGTTAAGGTTCGCAACGGAGCGGGTGAACTGAAAATCGATGGTAAAAAAGTGGTTGGCGTTACAACAGAAGACGGTGGCTTCGTGTCAACGAAAGTGAACTTTACAGCGGGTGATCATCCGATTGAACTGTCGTACTACAAAAACTTCGGACAGTGGTACGCTCGTAGCAACGATATTCTCCTGTCGCTCGAAGGCCCAGGTGTTCCCTACACCACGTTGAACCCAGTTATCCGGGCCGAAAATCCGGTTAGCGAGATTACTGTGCTGGCTAGAAGCGAACCCGTTATGCAGCGCGGCTTTGTAAACCACCAGGGAATCAAACATACACACACCATATCGGTGGGTGAGTCCGATTTGGTGAACTACACCGTTGACCTGCGTAAAGGTGAATTTCTACAATTCTGGCGGGGCGATTTTCTAGAAACAACA
Proteins encoded in this region:
- the xylA gene encoding xylose isomerase; this encodes MSTITLGDQEYFKGIGAIAYEGPKSKNPLAFKWYNPELVIGGKTLREQLRFAISYWHTFCGTGGDPFGPGTRVFPWDQDNDANVRAKLKMDAAFEFITKIGAPYYCFHDIDLVDEGPSASDYEKRLQAIVEYGQQKQKESGVKLLWGTANVFSNPRYMNGASTNPDFAVLAYAGTQVKNAIDATIALGGENYVFWGGREGYMSLLNTNMKREVEHLAQFLTIARDYARKQGFKGTFFIEPKPMEPTKHQYDYDAATVIGFLRQYGLDKDFQLNIEVNHATLAGHTFDHELQVAADAGMLGSIDANRGDYQNGWDTDQFPINLYELVEAALVIHQAGGIKPGGINFDAKVRRNSTDLEDLFVAHIGGMDAFARSFIVADAILQDSDYLKFRKDRYASFDGGQGKAFEEGKLTLEDLRTYTLENGEPQLRSGKQEWLESIINQYI
- a CDS encoding transketolase; this translates as MITNELTKVASQVRRDIVRMVHGVASGHPGGSLGCTDLLVGLYFEAMNLKKDESDSVVFDMSGTGEDMFFLSNGHISPVLYSVLARRGYFPVSELATFRKLDSRLQGHPATAEHLPGIRIASGSLGQGLSAAAGAAYGKKIRKDPNLVYCLMGDGEQQEGQIWEAAAFIPHRKLDNLIAIVDFNGQQIDGPTDVVLNNRDLGVKYEAFGWAVLHMDGNNMDEVVATLAAAKKASGKGLPVCIIMKTEMGQGVDFMMHTHKWHGTAPNNEQLAAALAQLDETLGDY
- a CDS encoding transketolase family protein, with the protein product MKTYTFSEKKDTRSGFGAGMAELGRSNPDVVALCADLVASLKLDTFIKENPDRFIQCGIAEANMIGVAAGLTLNGLIPFATTFANFGSSRVYDQIRQAVAYSNKNVKICVSHAGLTLGEDGATHQVLEDIGMMKSLPGMTVINPCDFNQTKAATIAIADYEGPVYLRFGRPVVPNFTPADQPFEIGKAILLNEGAHVSIFATGHLVWQALEAGKILAEQGVDAEIINIHTIKPLDKEAILKSVYKTGCAVTAEEHQMNGGLGDSVAQVLALNHPAPLEMVAVNDSFGESGTPDQLMEKYGLTAASIVAKALAVIQRKK
- a CDS encoding 3-keto-disaccharide hydrolase; this translates as MMQHKLWFNLLLLLVTIRSVKAQQNELPYTVINLQTLNDFKPTGANWKLVSDVFYDFNKSGAASLKAGSGILANDLSGKSKDHLFTKMEHGDIDLELDFMMEKGSNSGIYLQSRYEIQLFDSWGVKEPRSLDCGAIYERWDDNRPEGRKGYEGHPPAQNVSRAPGLWQHLKISFLAPRFNEKGEKIANARFVKVILNGVTVHQNTEVTGPTRSAAFQDEKPTGALMIQGDHGPVSVRNIRYKAYGTEPVTLTNLQLKAYDGKFQSVDELNALTPKREMPIDVLAHLAPGSRDNFAGKITGTLHIPHTGDYLLNLNLRWIPAEVNVKVRNGAGELKIDGKKVVGVTTEDGGFVSTKVNFTAGDHPIELSYYKNFGQWYARSNDILLSLEGPGVPYTTLNPVIRAENPVSEITVLARSEPVMQRGFVNHQGIKHTHTISVGESDLVNYTVDLRKGEFLQFWRGDFLETTPMWYGRGETQLSVPLGSVIERSGKPSLAFLADQNAAWPDSSTNYNNLGYDVDKAGRPVFKYTLGTASVRESFASANEGRKLSHSFTVTPATQDIWCRVAEGRDIVELPNGLYAINDKQYFIELTGKEKPVIRTSAQNTKELLLPVKAVNGAGTVTYSIVW